The following coding sequences lie in one Apium graveolens cultivar Ventura chromosome 1, ASM990537v1, whole genome shotgun sequence genomic window:
- the LOC141663487 gene encoding F-box/FBD/LRR-repeat protein At1g13570-like isoform X4, protein MRTAKNMATASKTRRLDCGADRISNLPTLLLDAILIRLPVRDAARTSILSTTWRNIWGTHPNLIFDDNFFSQLVSKKDKQSQLFEAVKAVNDILLLHTGPVLNFLLFIPPDLPLNECIETDFWIKNISNNEVRNFKLLNAQEIPYTMPSYLFSCFKLNDLTLGYCILKPPLRFGGFFLLESVRLMKVIITADISFGPKLEQLIMECCIGIKHLGCLFKNHSNLSILIIYSGDIDWKLFECTQKVHLISLSLKKVTDPREKIVNLEGFVGSMPKMNNLLVDDLFLKSLKPASTIPEMLTTKMENLKYLYFAGVGFHDLVQIKYVLCLIRSSPNLQYLSMGPVCDEKLRTEAGVGLTYFVGAKAAKICKFRRTVTKSL, encoded by the exons ATGCGAACTGCTAA AAACATGGCCACGGCTTCTAAAACAAGGCGACTTGACTGCGGAGCTGACAGAATCAGCAACTTGCCCACACTCTTATTAGATGCTATTTTGATACGCTTGCCCGTTCGCGATGCAGCAAGAACTAGTATCCTTTCCACAACATGGAGGAATATATGGGGAACACACCCAAACCTAATTTTTGATGACAACTTTTTCTCACAATTAGTTTCCAAGAAAGATAAACAATCTCAACTATTTGAAGCTGTCAAAGCCGTTAATGACATTCTTTTACTACACACTGGCCCAGTTTTGAACTTCCTTCTCTTCATTCCTCCAGATCTGCCTCTTAATGAATGTATAGAAACGGATTTTTGGATTAAAAACATATCAAATAACGAGGTTAGGAATTTCAAACTTCTTAATGCTCAAGAAATTCCCTACACAATGCCCTCTTATTTGTTTTCCTGTTTCAAGTTAAATGATCTGACTCTCGGTTACTGCATATTGAAACCACCCCTTAGATTTGGAGGCTTCTTTCTTCTAGAAAGTGTTAGGCTTATGAAAGTCATAATTACTGCTGACATATCATTCGGGCCTAAACTTGAGCAATTGATCATGGAATGTTGCATTGGGATTAAACATTTGGGATGTCTATTTAAAAATCATAGCAATCTTAGTATACTGATCATTTACAGCGGAGATATTGACTGGAAATTGTTTGAATGCACCCAAAAGGTGCATCTCATTAGTCTCTCTTTGAAAAAAGTGACAGATCCTAGAGAGAAAATTGTCAATTTAGAGGGATTTGTTGGCAGCATGCCTAAAATGAATAATCTGCTTGTTGATGATCTTTTCCTCAAG TCCTTGAAACCAGCTTCAACTATTCCGGAGATGCTTACAACAAAAATGGAGAACTTGAAATATCTGTACTTCGCTGGTGTTGGATTTCATGATTTGGTTCAGATTAAGTATGTTCTTTGCTTGATCAGAAGTTCACCCAACCTGCAATATCTTTCTATGGGACCG GTTTGTGATGAGAAACTAAGAACCGAAGCTGGAGTTGGGCTTACTTATTTCGTAGGAGCGAAG GCAGCTAAAATTTGCAAGTTCAGGCGAACAGTCACAAAGAGCTTATGA